The Streptomyces sp. M92 nucleotide sequence TCGTTGTCGACGCCGAAGGCGCACTTCAGCCACCAGTACGGCGAGTGCAGCGCATGCGCGTGGTGGGTGCCGTAGGGCTTGAGGCCGGCCTCGCGGATGCGGGCGAGGAGCTGGTCGGCCTTGTAGATGCGGATGTGACCGCCCTCGACCTCGTGGTAGGCGTCGGAGAGGGTCCAGCAGACCTTCTCGGGGCCGTAGCGGGGCACGGTGATCGCGATGCGTCCGCCGGGCTTGAGAACGCGGACCATCTCGGCGAGGACGCCCTTGTCGTCGTGGATGTGCTCCATCACCTCGGAGATGATGACGACGTCGAAGGACTCGTTGGGGAAGGGCAGGGCGAGCGCGTCGCCCTCCATGGCGGTGGCGGTGGCGCCGGCCGGGGCCTCGCCGGCCTCCTCCATCGCCGCGAACCACTTGGCGACCTCGCGGATCTCCTCGGCGTTCTGGTCCAGCGCGACGACCCGGGCGCCGCGCCGGTAGCACTCGAAGGCGTGCCGGCCGGCGCCGCAGCCGAGGTCCAGGACGCGGTCGCCGGGGGCGAGCGGGAACCGGGAGAAGTCGACGGTCAGCACGTGGCCCTGCTTTCGGGGTAGACGCCGGTGTCACTGGTGGGGGTCGCGGGGACGGCCGTCGAAGTGGTGGCCGAGGCGCCGATGGCCTCGCGGTAGCGGGCGGCCGTGCCCTCGGCGGCGCGGGCCCAGGTGAAGTGCCGCAGGACGCGCTCGCGTCCGGACGCGCCGAGCCGGGCGCGCAGTTCTCGGTCGCCGAGCAGCCGGTTCAGTCCGGCGGCCAGGGCGCCCGCGTCGCCCGGCGGCACCGCGAGGCAGGTCTCGCCGTCGGTTCCGGCGACCTCCGGGACGGCCCCGCCGGTGGTGGCGAGCAGCGCCGTACCGGTCGCCATGGCCTCGGCGGCGGGCAGTGAGAACCCCTCGTAGAGGGAGGGCACGCAGGCGACCTCGGCCGAGCGGACCAGGTCGACCAGTTCGGTGTCGGAGATGCCCTTGACGAAGTCGACGGCGCCTTCGAGGCCGTACCGCTCGATCGCCTGGGCGACCGGGCCCTCGGCGGGCCGCTTGCCGACGACGACGAGGTGGGCGGCGGGCTGCTCGGTCCGCACCTTCGCCAGTGCCTCGACGAGGAAGACCAGGCCCTTGAGCGGCACGTCCGCGCTGGACGTCGTCACGATCCGGCCGGGCACCTTCGGCACCGACGGGTCGGGCGAGAACAGGTCGGTGTCGGCGCCGATGTGGACGACGTGGACGCGGTCGCCGCGTACGCCGAGGTGGTCGACGATCTCCTGGCGGGAGGTGCCGGAGACGGTGAGCACGGAGGGCAGGCGGCGCGCGACGCGCTTCTGCATGCGGGTGAAGGCGTACCAGCGGCGCACGGAGTACCGCCGCTTCCAGCCGTCGGCGGCGTCGAGTTCGAGCTGCCGGTCGACGGTGATGGGGTGGTGGATGGTGGTGACGAGGGGCGCGCCCACGTCGCCGAGGAGTCCGTACCCCAGTGTCTGGTTGTCGTGGACGACGTCGAAGTCGCCGCGGCGGGCGCGCAGGTGGCGGCGGGCGCGCAGGGAGAAGGTCAGCGGCTCGGGGAAGCCGCCGGTCCACATGGTGCCGACCTCCAGCGCGTCGACCCAGTCGCGGTACTCGTCGCGCTTCGGGGTGCGGAAGGGGTCGGGCTGGCGGTAGAGGTCGAGGCTGGGCAGCTCGGTGAGGGAGAGCCGGTCCTCCGTGCCGTGGTCCGGGCCGTCGTCCAGTACGGGGTAGGGCTGGGAGCCGATGACCTCGACCCGGTGGCCGAGGCGGGCCAGTTCGCGTGAGAGGTGACGGACGTAGACGCCCTGTCCGCCGCAGAACGGGTTCCCCTTGTAGGTGAGGAGCGCGATGCGGAGCGGTCGCAAGCCGTCGGCGGCGGGCTCCGGACGGGGACCCGTCCGACTGGCCTCAGCGGTCACTCTGGGCCCCCTTCTCACTGCACTGTCCCGCGACCCTATGCCGGGACGTTAATCTAGAACAAGTTTCAGACTTGATCGTTCGGAGGCTCCGAATCTACCGGCAGGTAGGGAACCTGTGACGAGTGGATCAGGTGATTCACGCCACGGCGCACACCGCCGTCGGGCGGAGGACGGGGAGAAGGTGACCAAGGTGGACAACCCGGAAGCGGCCGGGCCGGCATCCGCACACCGCTCCCCCGTCCCGCCGCTCACCGAGCGGCAGCGGGCGCGCCGCCGCCGCATCCTGCACGCGACCGCCCGGCTCGCCTGCCGGGGCGGCTTCGAGGCGGTGCAGATGCGCGAGGTCGCGGAGTCCTCGCAGGTCGCCCTCGGCACCCTGTACCGCTACTTCCCGTCCAAGGTCCATCTGCTGGTCGCGACCATGCAGGACCAGTTGGAGCGGTTGCACGCCGCGCTGCGCAGGAACCCGCCGGCCGGCGAGACGGCCGCCGACCGGGTGGCGCGGACCCTGATGCGGGCCTTCGAGGCCCTGCAGCGCGAACCACGGCTGGCCGAGGCGATGGCCCGCGCCCTGACCTTCGCCGACCGCAGCGTCTCCGCCGAGGTCGACCAGGTCTCCCGCCGGACCACGGCGATCATCCTGGACGCCGTGGGCGGCCTGGAGAACCCCACGGCCGAGCAGCTGTCGGCGGTCCGCGTCATCGAGCACACCTGGCACTCGACCCTGATCGCCTGGCTCTCCGGGCGCGCGTCGATCGCGCAGGTCGGGGTGGACATCGAGACGGTGTGCCGGCTGATCGAGGTGACGGGGGCCGGGGAGCCCGACGCGGCGGGGGCCGGGCCCGACGTCATGGGAGCCGGGAAGCCCGACGCGGCGGGTACGGGCGAGCGTGAGCGGACGCACGGGTCCGGGCCGGTTGCCTCCGGGTAAACGCGTCACGAGCACACCTGGCACTCGACCCTGATCGCCTGGCTCTCCGGGCGCGCGCCGATCGCGCAGGTCGGGGTGGACATCGAGACGGTGTGCCGGCTGATCGAGGTGACGGGGGCCGGGGAGCCCGACGCGGCGGGGGCCGGGCCCGACGTCATGGGAGCCGGGAAGCCCGACGCGGCGGGTACGGGCGAGCGTGAGCGGACGCACGGGTCCGGGCCGGTTGCCTCCGGGTAAAGTGGCCGCGTCGTCATCACACCCGTACGGGGGGAAGCCGGTGCAATTCCGGCGCTGACCCGCAACCGTGAGCCGTCCGTCCCGGGCGGTGAGCCGGACTGCCCCGCGCGGACGTGACCGGCTCACGTGCCCGGCACCCGCCGGCGCACGGGCACCGTCGAGGCTTACGGGGCCGAGCCGCCCGGGGGTGCCCCGTGCTGTCCGGCCCCGCACAGGGAAAGGCACCCGCCGCTCATGAACGTCCGCCGTCGCAGCAGCGCCGCGGCTCTGGCCGCCATAGCCGTGATCGGCGCCGCCGCCGGGCCCGCGGTCGCCGCCGACCCGTCGCCGTCCGAGCCGACCGGTACGGCAGCCAGGTCCGGGCTGTACGGGTCCGCCGACCCCCAGTACGACGGTGTCTGGCGCCAGTCACTCGCACTGCTCGCCCAGGACACGGCGGGCGTCATCCCGTCCTCGCAGGCCGTGAAGTGGCTCACGGACCAGCAGTGCGACAACGGCGCCTTCGCCCCCTTCCGCCCCGACCCGGCCAAGGCCTGCGACGCCAAGACCACGGTCGACACCAACAGCACGGCCGCCGCCGTCCAGGCGCTGTGGGCCGTCGGCGGCCACGGCGACGCCGTCAAGGACGCCCTCGACTGGCTCAAGTCGGTCCAGAACGAGGACGGCGGCTGGGGCTACACCCCCGGCAGCCCCAGCGAGGCCAACTCCACCTCCGTCGTCATCGGCGCCCTGACCGCCACGGAGACCGACCCGGAGACGGCGCGGAAGGGCGGCAGGACCCCGTACGACGCCCTGCTGGCCTCCGTCCTGCCCTGTGCGAAGGACGGCGGCGCCTTCGGCTACCCGGACCAGGACGG carries:
- a CDS encoding class I SAM-dependent methyltransferase translates to MLTVDFSRFPLAPGDRVLDLGCGAGRHAFECYRRGARVVALDQNAEEIREVAKWFAAMEEAGEAPAGATATAMEGDALALPFPNESFDVVIISEVMEHIHDDKGVLAEMVRVLKPGGRIAITVPRYGPEKVCWTLSDAYHEVEGGHIRIYKADQLLARIREAGLKPYGTHHAHALHSPYWWLKCAFGVDNDKALPVRAYHKLLVWDIMKKPLATRVAEQALNPLIGKSFVAYATKPHLPPVDAA
- a CDS encoding glycosyltransferase family 4 protein yields the protein MTAEASRTGPRPEPAADGLRPLRIALLTYKGNPFCGGQGVYVRHLSRELARLGHRVEVIGSQPYPVLDDGPDHGTEDRLSLTELPSLDLYRQPDPFRTPKRDEYRDWVDALEVGTMWTGGFPEPLTFSLRARRHLRARRGDFDVVHDNQTLGYGLLGDVGAPLVTTIHHPITVDRQLELDAADGWKRRYSVRRWYAFTRMQKRVARRLPSVLTVSGTSRQEIVDHLGVRGDRVHVVHIGADTDLFSPDPSVPKVPGRIVTTSSADVPLKGLVFLVEALAKVRTEQPAAHLVVVGKRPAEGPVAQAIERYGLEGAVDFVKGISDTELVDLVRSAEVACVPSLYEGFSLPAAEAMATGTALLATTGGAVPEVAGTDGETCLAVPPGDAGALAAGLNRLLGDRELRARLGASGRERVLRHFTWARAAEGTAARYREAIGASATTSTAVPATPTSDTGVYPESRATC
- a CDS encoding TetR family transcriptional regulator, with the protein product MTKVDNPEAAGPASAHRSPVPPLTERQRARRRRILHATARLACRGGFEAVQMREVAESSQVALGTLYRYFPSKVHLLVATMQDQLERLHAALRRNPPAGETAADRVARTLMRAFEALQREPRLAEAMARALTFADRSVSAEVDQVSRRTTAIILDAVGGLENPTAEQLSAVRVIEHTWHSTLIAWLSGRASIAQVGVDIETVCRLIEVTGAGEPDAAGAGPDVMGAGKPDAAGTGERERTHGSGPVASG